A segment of the Bos javanicus breed banteng chromosome 22, ARS-OSU_banteng_1.0, whole genome shotgun sequence genome:
gtttccactgcagggggcatgggtttgatccctggtggggaactaagatcctgcctgctgagtagcatggccaaaaataaataaagtgtacgACTCGagggtttttaatatattcctaGACTTCTACGTGCATCaccataataattttttttttaaaaaggctatgGTCCTTTTTCGCAACAGGTTTGCCGCCAGGACACAGGTGTCGTGAAAACCACCGTTAAACCTaagccaaaatgggaaaggagaagaCCCACATCAACATCGTTGTCATTGGGCATGTAGATTCAGGGAAGTCTACCACGACTGGCCATCTGATCTACAAATGTGGCGGGATCAACAAGAGAACAACTGAAAAGTTCGAGAAGGAGGCTGCCGAGATGGGAAAGGGCTCCTTCAAATATGcctgggtcttggacaaacttaAAGCTGAACGTGAGCGTGGTATCACCATTGATATCTCCCTGTGGAAATTTGAGACCAGCAAGTACTATGTTACCATCACTGATGCCCCAGGACACAGAGACTTCATCAAAAACATGATTACAGGCACATCCCAGGCTGACTGTGGTGTCCTGATTGTTGCTGCTGGTGTTGGTGAATCTGAAGCCAGTATCTCCAAGAACGGGCAGACCCGTGAGCATGCCCTTCTGGCTTACACCCTGGGTGTGAAACAACTAATTGTTGGCGTTAACAAAATggattccactgagccaccatataGCCAGAAGAGATACGAAGAAATTGTTAGGGAAGTCAGCACCTACGTTAAGAAAATTGGCTACAACCCCGACACAGTAGCAtgtgtgttgggggccagagtgaggtacttcgcccatggcaaaggtcatgaggaaggaggctcgacatacgcaaaggcgggatcgagcctcaggagtccccctggaaatcctcgagcatctacccccataaccagagcctgcctactttactactttgtgctctcacctacacctctgactttacggggggctgtcccccaccacctctttcggagaaggagttaacctagagctccagtcaataaaaactcttgggtgtgacaagagtgttttaacctacaaactcctctgaaggttctctagcctgcctgacaggctcctccggccacatgtgattgctcacagcctcccaaccgtgagaggcacaagatgctttaaaccctctaaaaacaggttctttagagaagttagaaaacttaagtatagtgggctaattaggaattgtgttggtgaagggtttttcatttgttgagccaatgtttgttgctaagtctccacatcccctgcccttacacacattaatgaatatatagaaggaataagtattaacctttgatattaatcacgttagaccttaggctaagtaaattctttccttaactaaaacccactacaccctcaccctgtaggaatgtaactttatttgggtggcgtctgttttgagaataatcagccctggagaaataagtgtcctgactgactgaccgctgtcacaaggagagggtcgtaaattgtcagcaggcccccctggccagaagatggtgtaacacccctaagacctctgtatgcatttgtgtgaagcacctgactttaataaaagtcaggactgctgtccccacgtgacttttgtataacatctcagtgtataaaaacagactctggaaaataaagaattgggatcagtttctcgaaatactggtctccccatgtcgctctctctctcactctggctgagtctccatctggagcgcggaacccaccatgcttactaattatgcctgggcttctaagatccgaccggggaggcctcagtgtctcctctccttcgggagaacggaaggacgcctgcggcctacgtaagtggtgcaaacttcttgtcttgaagttttattggtctcccgtgtaaaccaagctactcagcctcttttctccactgaattttcctactgagctatcctcatcctattactctttatatctttaattaatatctaattgaagctattgtatcctgatcctcgcctatgctgtctctccttcgaataccctggatcagccggggctggtccccggcacatgTGTGCCAATTTCTGGCTGGAATGGTGACAACATGCTGGAGCCAAGTGCTAACATGCCATGGTTCAAGGGATGGAAAGTCACCCGTAAGGACGGCAATGCCAGTGGAACCACCCTGCTTGAAGCTCTGGATTGCATTCTGCCACCAACTCGCCCAACTGACAAACCCTTGCGTTTGCCTCTCCAGGATGTCTATAAAATTGGTGGTATTGGTACTGTCCCTGTGGGTCGTGTGGAGACTGGTGTTTTCAAACCTGGCATGGTGGTCACCTTTGCTCCAGTCAGTGTAACAACTGAAGTGAAGTCTGTAGAAATGCACCATGAAGCATTGAGTGAAGCCCTTCCTGGGGACAATGTGGGCTTTAACATCAAGAACGTGTCTGTCAAAGATGTCCGTCGTGGCAATGTGGCTGGTGACAGCAAAAATGATCCACCCATGGAAGCTGCTGGCTTCACAGCTCAGGTGATTATTTTGAACCATCCAGGCCAAATCAGTGCTGGATATGCACCTGTGCTGGATTGTCACACAGCTCACATTGCTTGCAAGTTTGCTGAGCTGAAGGAGAAGATTGATCGTCATTCTGGGAAAAAGCTGGAAGATGGCCCTAAATTCTTGAAATCTGGTGACGCTGCCATCGTTGATATGGTTCCTGGCAAGCCCATGTGTGTCGAGAGCTTCTCTGATTATCCTCCCCTGGGCCGTTTTGCTGTGCGTGACATGAGACAGACAGTCACTGTGGGTGTCATCAAAGAAGTGGACAAGAAGGCAGCTGGAGCTGGCAAGGTCACCAAGTCTGCCCAGAAAGCTCAGAAGGCTAAATGAATATTATCCCCAATACCTGCCACCCCAGTCTTAATCAGTGGTGGAAGAACGGTCTCAGAACTGTTTGTCTCAATTGGCCATTTAAGTTTAATAGTAAAAGACTGGTTAATGATAACAATGCATCGTAAAAccttcagaaggaaaggagaatgtttTTGTGGACCATATGTTTTGTGTGTGGCAGTTTaagttattagtttttaaaatcagtactttttaatgaaaacaacttgaccaaaaatctgtcacagaatttgagacccattaaaaaaagtttaatgagaAACCTGTGTCTTCCTTTTGGTCAACACTGTAACTCCCTATAGTACTACTTTGGTAAGAGTTGCTCATAAGCTATTTCTGGTAAAACAATTTTCAAATTATGGGTTTGTATTTCTAGGGTGGAGCTTCAGGTTTGTTAACCTTGTGTTGAGAACTCATCTGTTTTAATAACATCTTAAGCATTGGTGCAACACTTTTCTAGATTAGGACAGATGAACAAAGAGTAACTATGTTTTATATGTAAGCTAGTTTGTAAGGTCAGATTCTATAGTATAGAAGCTCCTGTTGCATATAAAATTTTGTACGgttacataaatgaataaatctatGTCATTTAGTTTGCCAGTTATGAGGATGTGCATTCACATTTATAATAAGTAGTTATTCTAAAATGTGAGACTTAATAGTATTGAGTACTGCCCTGCTAGAGTTAATTGTATACAGGttctaggaaaaataaaagatgctgaaggctaaaaaacaaataaaataaataaataaataaaaataaaaaggctatGGTTTAAGAACAAATATTCTCCTTCTTCTCTACATCTCAGATGGGGAAAACATACCGAAGGTCCTCATGAACCATTTGCAGGAGGATCACGGTGGCTGCCATGAAAGGAAATGAACTGGAAGTCATATCCAACTATCAACAACAGATTTCCCAGGTTTTGACACTCAGACTAAGTTTAatcttaaaaagtttttttctttccgGTATTCTCTAATTATTCTATAATAAGCTTGTATGATTGACTCATGAAACgttgttgggttttgttttgataAGAAAGAAGCAATGGGTAAGAAAACAGGTTGAAAGTGACAGGAGCCATGGTGCAGGAGGCCACTTGACTGTCCCCTCAGTGGCTGTGCGGCTTGGGGAgaatccttccctttctctctgtgcGCTGGGGGTGAACACCCCCGCCTTGCAGACATGCAGAGAAGATTCAGTGAGCCAATGCAGAGCTCAGTGGTTCAGACCGAGCATGCATTTATTTGTACATTGTGAATATAATATTAGAAATGATAGCTATTAACATTACTAATTGAGATTTTTACTTTGCATAATGGCAAAACATTTacacaatagtaaaaaaaaaaaaagaagaagaagaaaaagttgtCTCTAATCCTATCACCCCAACAAGCCAAGCTATGGTCATTTGCCCCAGGCCTTGTCTAGTCCTGACCCACATGATTCATATGTGGTCATAATCATATTGTAAGTGCAATTTCACATTCTGATTTTTCAGCTAACATTATATGATAAGCACTTTCTGCCACATGTGAATGATTAAATGGTGATTTTAAAAGCCATACGTATTCAGGGACAACAAGATGCAGTGACCCTCTATAGCACAAGGAACGTCCTTCATATTCTCTAAAATAAAATCCCTCAAGATGACCGATGCTGGCCCTTGAAGTAACCAAATTCAGTGCAGTAAAACCAATGTCAAAGAAGGCAAGCCCATCAGGGCACTTTGAGTGAGGAGGGAGCGTTAACCTTTTATAAGCTTGAAAGCTGATGGGCTTCAGTTGGCTACAATGTGCAAAGGTACCTCAGAATATGATCTGAGGATGTACTGCCTTTCTGAAAGTGAGGGTAGAATCTGACCTCCAGAACCAAACCAGGGGTCTTTGAAGCCTGAAGATCAAGAAAGGCCAACCCTGGTGTGAGGACTGTGGCTCTTCCTCCCCTACAGGCTGACGTCTAGGCAGGTGGAGACTGGGAAGGAAAGGGCCAGCCAGAGCAAGGAGGTGAGAGGGCAGGGAACTTGCTTAGGGACAAAGGTAGAGCACCGTTAGGCAGACAGATCAAGTGTGGATCAGGAAATAGTGTGTCAAAATTGCTGGCCTGGAAAGTTGAAGGTTTTGAGTTCTGCTAAAGAGCTTTGAATGTAATTGGGCGGGTATTGGCCAGCCCCGGAGAGTTGTTGAATAAGGAAGCAGGCCAGCCAAGGtgttgagagagaaagagaagagaattaaGTAGTGTGCATGGACGGAAAAGAAAACCGCTCCGACAGGGGTGCAGAAGAGGAGGAAACCAGCAGCAAGACGGTGGCTGACGGGTGCTATTGCTGCGTTCCGGTCTCCGTTCTGGCTATTTTGTGTGTACTCACCAGTTCAGTCCTTAGAGCAACCTTCTGATTTAGGTACTGTTATTATAACTCCTGTTCACCAGAGGAAAATTATTAGGTGACCTGGGCAAGTTGCCAAGGTCACAAATAGTCGTGACAGCCCCAGCACAGAAATCCAAGTGGGCTGGTTCTGGAGAGAGGCCACCAGGCGAGTAGGGGAAGCACTCTGGGTGGAGCTGACAGAGCCACAGAGCTGAGAAACAACGTGCTACTTGTGGAGGAAGGCAAAGGCTCCACGATGCAGATGGTGGACAGACCAGAGGAGAAATCCTTGGAATTTCTGTGACTGGCAATGTGGAAGGGCCCCTGACAGAGTCTGTGAAGCTCTGTGCCCCTTCTTGTCCCCTGCAACCTGCACAAGAACTTGGCCTTACACACTGTTTACAAATCGGTTAGGATTATTTTGGTTGAGGCTGCCTCCATTCTGGCTGGTCTCAGTACTTATCCATCTAACAAACACGTATTATATTCCTCTCAGTGAAGAGTGCTAGCTTGACAGAGATTAGCAAAATTGGCACAATGCCTACACAAACCCACACCTGAGATGAACTTCCTTCCACCCAGCATGTAACTAGTTAGGACAAAGGATCTCCCCATGTAATATCTCAAACCTCTTTGTCCTTTCTTGTGAAAATCTCATCCTACAGAGCTTTGAGCTCAAAAAAGCTGCTTCCTGCTGGAGAGATCAGGTTTTACTCTTTACTGATAAACAGCTGGCATAAGTGATTTCATCTTGATTATAGCAGCCTGGGAGCCGGATGATCCAAGCTGATGTCTTTGTTGTTAGAATTCTTCTGCCCAAAGCATACCCAGGGAGCCAacctccccttcctccagaccCTCAAGGGAAAGGCCACTAAAGATGGTACCCAGCATGAGCTtcaaagatggagatgctggAACTCTGATTCCTCTAACTCTCAAGGGTGTTTCATCTGGGAGAACTTGGAGGTTTTTTCAAGGGTGAACTCAAATGGGGCAAAGATATGGAGGTGAACGGGTTTTCCCTGGAGCTGGACCATCTTTGGGGGCACAGCTTGAACTTGCTTTGTCCCATGACACTGCCCCATGTTGTG
Coding sequences within it:
- the LOC133235305 gene encoding elongation factor 1-alpha 1-like, with amino-acid sequence MGKEKTHINIVVIGHVDSGKSTTTGHLIYKCGGINKRTTEKFEKEAAEMGKGSFKYAWVLDKLKAERERGITIDISLWKFETSKYYVTITDAPGHRDFIKNMITGTSQADCGVLIVAAGVGESEASISKNGQTREHALLAYTLGVKQLIVGVNKMDSTEPPYSQKRYEEIVREVSTYVKKIGYNPDTVACVPISGWNGDNMLEPSANMPWFKGWKVTRKDGNASGTTLLEALDCILPPTRPTDKPLRLPLQDVYKIGGIGTVPVGRVETGVFKPGMVVTFAPVSVTTEVKSVEMHHEALSEALPGDNVGFNIKNVSVKDVRRGNVAGDSKNDPPMEAAGFTAQVIILNHPGQISAGYAPVLDCHTAHIACKFAELKEKIDRHSGKKLEDGPKFLKSGDAAIVDMVPGKPMCVESFSDYPPLGRFAVRDMRQTVTVGVIKEVDKKAAGAGKVTKSAQKAQKAK